Proteins encoded in a region of the Euleptes europaea isolate rEulEur1 chromosome 3, rEulEur1.hap1, whole genome shotgun sequence genome:
- the CBY1 gene encoding protein chibby homolog 1 has protein sequence MPLFGNTFSPKKTPPRKSASLSNLHSLDRSTREIELGLDYGTPTMTLAGQSLKFENGQWITDSFGGSGDRRETQRLRKRNQQLEEENNLLRLKVDLLLDMLSETTAESHLMEKELEELKNYSRRRK, from the exons ATGCCGCTCTTTGGGAACACCTTCAGTCCCAAGAAAACCCCACCCAGAAAATCAGCTTCACTTTCCAACCTGCACTCG CTAGATAGATCTACCCGTGAGATTGAACTGGGCCTAGACTATGGCACTCCAACCATGACCCTTGCTGGACAGAGCCTGAAGTTTGAGAATGGCCAGTGGATTACAG ATTCATTTGGGGGCAGTGGAGACCGCAGAGAGACCCAGCGACTGCGCAAACGGAACCAGCAGCTGGAGGAAGAGAACAATCTCTTGCGGCTAAAAGTGGATCTTTTGTTAGATATG CTCTCCGAAACAACTGCAGAATCTCATCTCATGGAGAAGGAACTGGAGGAACTGAAAAATTACAGCCGGAGGAGGAAGTGA